The following proteins are encoded in a genomic region of Triticum dicoccoides isolate Atlit2015 ecotype Zavitan chromosome 1B, WEW_v2.0, whole genome shotgun sequence:
- the LOC119317677 gene encoding soluble inorganic pyrophosphatase 4-like produces MAPAIEAAEKVKVASAPVKAPVLNERTLSSMTRRPGSAHSWHDLEIGPDAPTIFNCVIEIPRGSKVKYELDKKTGLIMVDRVLYSSVVYPHNYGFIPRTLCDDSDPMDVLVIMQEPVVPGCFLRAKAIGLMPMIDQGEADDKIIAVCADDPEYKHFNDIKELPPHRLAEIRRFFEDYKKNENKEVAVNDFLPATAAYEAIQHSMDLYATYVVEGLRR; encoded by the exons ATGGCTCCCGCTATTGAAGCAGCAGAGAAGGTCAAGGTGGCAAGCGCACCTGTTAAGGCTCCTGTTCTTAATGAAAGAACACTATCATCCATGACCCGGAGACCTGGTTCAGCGCATTCTTGGCATGATCTTGAAATAG GCCCTGATGCACCAACTATCTTCAACTGT GTCATTGAGATACCTAGGGGCAGCAAGGTTAAATATGAACTTGACAAGAAAACTGGACTGATAATG GTGGACCGCGTGCTTTATTCATCAGTGGTGTACCCTCacaactatggattcattccccgcACACTGTGCGATGACAGTGATCCGATGGATGTGCTAGTTATTATGCAG GAGCCAGTTGTGCCGGGCTGTTTCCTCCGTGCAAAGGCAATCGGCCTCATGCCTATGATTGACCAG GGAGAAGCAGATGATAAGATCATTGCAGTGTGCGCTGACGACCCTGAATACAAGCATTTCAATGATATCAAGGAGCTCCCACCTCACCGGTTGGCTGAAATCAGACGCTTCTTTGAGGACT ACAAGAAAAATGAGAACAAGGAGGTCGCTGTGAACGACTTTCTGCCGGCGACTGCTGCTTACGAGGCCATTCAGCATTCCAT GGATCTGTATGCTACTTACGTCGTGGAGGGCCTGCGGAGGTAG
- the LOC119317690 gene encoding poly [ADP-ribose] polymerase 1-like isoform X1 gives MAAAPPKAWKAEYAKSGRSSCKSCKSPIAKDALRLGKMVQATQFDGFMPMWNHAKCILNKKNQIKSVDDVEGIDALRWDDQEKIRNYAANSSTTSTATATASSTAAISDKCAIEVAQSARASCRRCSEKIAKGTVRVSSKLDGQGWYHVSCFLEMSPTASVEKFPGWETLSHDDRGAILDVVKKGAASKQETTSKGSKRKIGDIDMRNSKAPNLDGSTSEGAARSKGKLVVPCEPNSSSADLHQKLKEQSDTLWKLKDELKKHVSTAELRDMLEVNEQDPSGPERDLLERCADGMLFGALGTCPVCNSCLYYYGGHYQCNGHVSEWSKCTYMTTEPVRMKKKWKIPDEIKNDYLTKWFKSQKVKKPERVLPPMSPQRSAGQSPQQSLVGEALDKLRVCILGQSKDVADEWKQKLKLAGAHFSPRVTKDINCVVSCGGLDNESAEVRKARRQKIPIVREDYLGECIRKNRVLPFDLYKVATMLEESSKGSTVTVKVKGRSAVHEASGLQDTGHILENGKSIYNTTLNISDMTQGVNSYYILQIIEEDDGSECYVFRKWGRVGSEKIGGKKLEEMSKTDAIREFKRLFLEKTGNPWEAWEQKTNFQKQPGRFYPLDIDYGVREAPKRKDMSKMKSSLAPQVLELMMMLFNVETYRAAMMEFEINMAEMPLGKLSKENIQKGFEALTEIQNLLDDTGNQELALRESLIVAASNRFFTLIPSVHPHIIRDKDDLTMKAKMLEALQDIEIASKLVGFDGDNDESLDDKYKKLHCDITPLAHDSEDYKLVEKYLLNTHAPTHKDWSLELEEVYVLDRDGEGSKYSRYKNNLHNKMLLWHGSRLTNFIGILSQGLRIAPPEAPVTGYMFGKGLYFADLVSKSAQYCYVDRKNPTGLMLLSEVALGDMHELKKATPMDKPPRGKHSTKGLGKTVPLESEFVKWRDDVVVPCGKPVPASIRASELLYNEYIVYNTAQVKMQFLLKVKFRHKR, from the exons ATGGCGGCGGCGCCGCCCAAGGCCTGGAAGGCGGAGTACGCCAAGTCGGGGCGGTCCTCCTGCAAGTCCTGCAAGTCCCCCATTGCCAAGGACGCGCTCCGCCTCGGCAAGATGGTGCAGGCCACCCAGTTCGACGGCTTCATGCCC ATGTGGAACCATGCCAAATGCATCCTCAACAAGAAAAACCAGATAAAATC TGTTGATGATGTTGAAGGAATAGATGCACTTAGGTGGGATGACCAAGAGAAGATAAGAAACTATGCTGCAAATTCCTCGACTACTTCAACTGCAACTGCAACTGCAAGTTCCACAGCTGCTATTTCTGACAAATGTGCTATTGAGGTTGCTCAATCTGCCCGTGCTTCCTGTAGACGGTGCAGTGAAAAGATTGCAAAAGGCACT GTTCGTGTTTCATCTAAACTTGACGGTCAAGGTTGGTATCATGTTAGTTGTTTCTTGGAAATGTCCCCAACTGCAAGTGTTGAGAAATTCCCAGGCTGGGAGACCTTGTCGCACGATGATAGAGGAGCTATTCTTGATGTTGTTAAGAAAGGTGCTGCCAGCAAAC AAGAAACAACTTCGAAGGGCTCCAAGCGCAAGATTGGTGACATTGATATGCGTAACTCCAAAGCTCCGAACTTAGATGGAAGTACATCTGAAGGTGCTGCACGAAGCAAAGGAAAACTTGTTGTACCATGTGAGCCCAATTCTAGTTCTGCTGATCTGCACCAAAAGCTTAAAGAGCAGAGTGACACGCTTTGGAAGTTGAAGGATGAACTCAAAAAGCATGTTTCAACTGCTGAGCTGAGGGATATGCTTGAAGTTAATGAGCAAGATCCATCTGGACCAGAGCGGGATCTATTGGAACGATG TGCTGATGGGATGCTGTTTGGAGCGCTGGGCACTTGCCCAGTCTGTAATAGCTGCCTATACTATTATGGTGGTCACTATCAGTGCAATGGCCATGTTTCAGAGTGGTCAAAATGTACCTACATGACAACAGAACCTGTACGCATGAAGAAAAAATGGAAAATTCCTGATGAAATAAAGAATGATTATCTTACAAAG TGGTTCAAGTCTCAAAAGGTTAAGAAACCAGAGCGAGTTCttcccccaatgtcacctcagaggTCTGCAGGTCAATCACCTCAGCAGTCTCTCGTCGGTGAAGCATTGGATAAGTTGAGAGTTTGTATACTAGGACAATCTAAAGATGTAGCT GATGAGTGGAAGCAGAAGCTTAAACTTGCTGGTGCCCACTTCAGTCCCAGGGTTACCAAAG ATATTAATTGTGTAGTTTCATGTGGCGGGCTTGATAACGAGAGTGCTGAAGTCAGGAAAGCTAG GAGGCAGAAGATACCAATTGTCAGAGAAGATTACCTTGGAGAATGCATTAGAAAAAACAGGGTGCTTCCATTTGATTTATACAAAGTAGCGACTATGTTGGAGGAGTCATCAAAAGGTAGCACGGTCACTGTTAAAGTTAAGGGCCGAAGTGCTGTTCATGAGGCTTCCGGTCTGCAAGATACGGGCCATATTCTGGAAAATGGCAAAAGCATTTACAATACAACCTTAAACATTTCTGACATGACACAAGGTGTTAACAG CTACTATATACTTCAGATCATCGAAGAGGACGATGGAAGTGAATGCTATGTATTTCGAAAGTGGGGACGAGTTGGCAGTGAAAAGATTGGTGGAAAGAAACTGGAGGAGATGTCAAAAACTGACGCAATACGTGAATTTAAAAGATTATTTCTGGAAAAGACTGGAAACCCCTGGGAAGCATGGGAACAAAAAACAAATTTTCAGAAGCAGCCTGGGAGATTTTATCCACTTGACATT gATTATGGAGTAAGGGAAGCACCAAAACGGAAAGACATGAGCAAAATGAAAAGTTCACTTGCACCTCAGGTGCTGGAACTCATGATGATGCTTTTCAATGTTGAAACATATAG GGCTGCTATGATGGAATTTGAAATCAATATGGCAGAAATGCCCCTTGGGAAATTAAGCAAGGAAAATATCCAGAAAG GATTTGAAGCATTAACTGAGATACAGAATCTACTGGATGACACTGGCAATCAAGAACTAGCTCTTAGAGAGAGCTTGATTGTTGCTGCAAGCAATCGTTTCTTCACTCTTATTCCTTCTGTTCATCCACATATTATACGTGATAAGGATgacttgacaatgaaa GCGAAAATGCTTGAAGCTCTTCAGGATATTGAAATTGCTTCTAAACTAGTTGGTTTTGATGGTGACAATGATGAATCTCTTGATGATAAGTACAAAAAACTTCATTGTGACATCACCCCGCTAGCTCATGATAGTGAAGATTACAAGCTGGTCGAGAAATATCTTCTCAACACACATGCTCCTActcacaag GACTGGTCATTGGAATTAGAGGAAGTTTATGTGCTTGATCGAGATGGGGAAGGCAGCAAGTACTCAAGATATAAAAATAATCTCCATAACAAGATGCTATTATGGCATG GTTCAAGGCTGACAAATTTTATTGGAATTCTTAGTCAAGGACTAAGGATAGCACCTCCTGAGGCTCCTGTGACAGGCTATATG TTTGGCAAAGGCCTCTACTTCGCAGATTTAGTAAGCAAGAGTGCACAGTACTGTTATGTGGATCGAAAAAATCCAACTGGCTTGATGCTTCTTTCTGAGGTTGCTCTAGGAGACATGCATGAACTGAAAAAAGCCACG CCAATGGACAAACCTCCAAGAGGAAAGCATTCAACCAAGGGCTTAGGAAAAACTGTGCCGCTAGAGTCGGAGTTTGTGAAATGGAGGGATGATGTCGTCGTGCCTTGTGGCAAGCCAGTGCCAGCATCTATCAGGGCATCTGAGCTTCTGTACAACGAGTATATAGTCTACAACACAGCCCAG GTGAAGATGCAGTTCTTGTTGAAGGTCAAATTCCGTCACAAGCGTTGA
- the LOC119317690 gene encoding poly [ADP-ribose] polymerase 1-like isoform X2 encodes MAAAPPKAWKAEYAKSGRSSCKSCKSPIAKDALRLGKMVQATQFDGFMPMWNHAKCILNKKNQIKSVDDVEGIDALRWDDQEKIRNYAANSSTTSTATATASSTAAISDKCAIEVAQSARASCRRCSEKIAKGTVRVSSKLDGQGWYHVSCFLEMSPTASVEKFPGWETLSHDDRGAILDVVKKEETTSKGSKRKIGDIDMRNSKAPNLDGSTSEGAARSKGKLVVPCEPNSSSADLHQKLKEQSDTLWKLKDELKKHVSTAELRDMLEVNEQDPSGPERDLLERCADGMLFGALGTCPVCNSCLYYYGGHYQCNGHVSEWSKCTYMTTEPVRMKKKWKIPDEIKNDYLTKWFKSQKVKKPERVLPPMSPQRSAGQSPQQSLVGEALDKLRVCILGQSKDVADEWKQKLKLAGAHFSPRVTKDINCVVSCGGLDNESAEVRKARRQKIPIVREDYLGECIRKNRVLPFDLYKVATMLEESSKGSTVTVKVKGRSAVHEASGLQDTGHILENGKSIYNTTLNISDMTQGVNSYYILQIIEEDDGSECYVFRKWGRVGSEKIGGKKLEEMSKTDAIREFKRLFLEKTGNPWEAWEQKTNFQKQPGRFYPLDIDYGVREAPKRKDMSKMKSSLAPQVLELMMMLFNVETYRAAMMEFEINMAEMPLGKLSKENIQKGFEALTEIQNLLDDTGNQELALRESLIVAASNRFFTLIPSVHPHIIRDKDDLTMKAKMLEALQDIEIASKLVGFDGDNDESLDDKYKKLHCDITPLAHDSEDYKLVEKYLLNTHAPTHKDWSLELEEVYVLDRDGEGSKYSRYKNNLHNKMLLWHGSRLTNFIGILSQGLRIAPPEAPVTGYMFGKGLYFADLVSKSAQYCYVDRKNPTGLMLLSEVALGDMHELKKATPMDKPPRGKHSTKGLGKTVPLESEFVKWRDDVVVPCGKPVPASIRASELLYNEYIVYNTAQVKMQFLLKVKFRHKR; translated from the exons ATGGCGGCGGCGCCGCCCAAGGCCTGGAAGGCGGAGTACGCCAAGTCGGGGCGGTCCTCCTGCAAGTCCTGCAAGTCCCCCATTGCCAAGGACGCGCTCCGCCTCGGCAAGATGGTGCAGGCCACCCAGTTCGACGGCTTCATGCCC ATGTGGAACCATGCCAAATGCATCCTCAACAAGAAAAACCAGATAAAATC TGTTGATGATGTTGAAGGAATAGATGCACTTAGGTGGGATGACCAAGAGAAGATAAGAAACTATGCTGCAAATTCCTCGACTACTTCAACTGCAACTGCAACTGCAAGTTCCACAGCTGCTATTTCTGACAAATGTGCTATTGAGGTTGCTCAATCTGCCCGTGCTTCCTGTAGACGGTGCAGTGAAAAGATTGCAAAAGGCACT GTTCGTGTTTCATCTAAACTTGACGGTCAAGGTTGGTATCATGTTAGTTGTTTCTTGGAAATGTCCCCAACTGCAAGTGTTGAGAAATTCCCAGGCTGGGAGACCTTGTCGCACGATGATAGAGGAGCTATTCTTGATGTTGTTAAGAAAG AAGAAACAACTTCGAAGGGCTCCAAGCGCAAGATTGGTGACATTGATATGCGTAACTCCAAAGCTCCGAACTTAGATGGAAGTACATCTGAAGGTGCTGCACGAAGCAAAGGAAAACTTGTTGTACCATGTGAGCCCAATTCTAGTTCTGCTGATCTGCACCAAAAGCTTAAAGAGCAGAGTGACACGCTTTGGAAGTTGAAGGATGAACTCAAAAAGCATGTTTCAACTGCTGAGCTGAGGGATATGCTTGAAGTTAATGAGCAAGATCCATCTGGACCAGAGCGGGATCTATTGGAACGATG TGCTGATGGGATGCTGTTTGGAGCGCTGGGCACTTGCCCAGTCTGTAATAGCTGCCTATACTATTATGGTGGTCACTATCAGTGCAATGGCCATGTTTCAGAGTGGTCAAAATGTACCTACATGACAACAGAACCTGTACGCATGAAGAAAAAATGGAAAATTCCTGATGAAATAAAGAATGATTATCTTACAAAG TGGTTCAAGTCTCAAAAGGTTAAGAAACCAGAGCGAGTTCttcccccaatgtcacctcagaggTCTGCAGGTCAATCACCTCAGCAGTCTCTCGTCGGTGAAGCATTGGATAAGTTGAGAGTTTGTATACTAGGACAATCTAAAGATGTAGCT GATGAGTGGAAGCAGAAGCTTAAACTTGCTGGTGCCCACTTCAGTCCCAGGGTTACCAAAG ATATTAATTGTGTAGTTTCATGTGGCGGGCTTGATAACGAGAGTGCTGAAGTCAGGAAAGCTAG GAGGCAGAAGATACCAATTGTCAGAGAAGATTACCTTGGAGAATGCATTAGAAAAAACAGGGTGCTTCCATTTGATTTATACAAAGTAGCGACTATGTTGGAGGAGTCATCAAAAGGTAGCACGGTCACTGTTAAAGTTAAGGGCCGAAGTGCTGTTCATGAGGCTTCCGGTCTGCAAGATACGGGCCATATTCTGGAAAATGGCAAAAGCATTTACAATACAACCTTAAACATTTCTGACATGACACAAGGTGTTAACAG CTACTATATACTTCAGATCATCGAAGAGGACGATGGAAGTGAATGCTATGTATTTCGAAAGTGGGGACGAGTTGGCAGTGAAAAGATTGGTGGAAAGAAACTGGAGGAGATGTCAAAAACTGACGCAATACGTGAATTTAAAAGATTATTTCTGGAAAAGACTGGAAACCCCTGGGAAGCATGGGAACAAAAAACAAATTTTCAGAAGCAGCCTGGGAGATTTTATCCACTTGACATT gATTATGGAGTAAGGGAAGCACCAAAACGGAAAGACATGAGCAAAATGAAAAGTTCACTTGCACCTCAGGTGCTGGAACTCATGATGATGCTTTTCAATGTTGAAACATATAG GGCTGCTATGATGGAATTTGAAATCAATATGGCAGAAATGCCCCTTGGGAAATTAAGCAAGGAAAATATCCAGAAAG GATTTGAAGCATTAACTGAGATACAGAATCTACTGGATGACACTGGCAATCAAGAACTAGCTCTTAGAGAGAGCTTGATTGTTGCTGCAAGCAATCGTTTCTTCACTCTTATTCCTTCTGTTCATCCACATATTATACGTGATAAGGATgacttgacaatgaaa GCGAAAATGCTTGAAGCTCTTCAGGATATTGAAATTGCTTCTAAACTAGTTGGTTTTGATGGTGACAATGATGAATCTCTTGATGATAAGTACAAAAAACTTCATTGTGACATCACCCCGCTAGCTCATGATAGTGAAGATTACAAGCTGGTCGAGAAATATCTTCTCAACACACATGCTCCTActcacaag GACTGGTCATTGGAATTAGAGGAAGTTTATGTGCTTGATCGAGATGGGGAAGGCAGCAAGTACTCAAGATATAAAAATAATCTCCATAACAAGATGCTATTATGGCATG GTTCAAGGCTGACAAATTTTATTGGAATTCTTAGTCAAGGACTAAGGATAGCACCTCCTGAGGCTCCTGTGACAGGCTATATG TTTGGCAAAGGCCTCTACTTCGCAGATTTAGTAAGCAAGAGTGCACAGTACTGTTATGTGGATCGAAAAAATCCAACTGGCTTGATGCTTCTTTCTGAGGTTGCTCTAGGAGACATGCATGAACTGAAAAAAGCCACG CCAATGGACAAACCTCCAAGAGGAAAGCATTCAACCAAGGGCTTAGGAAAAACTGTGCCGCTAGAGTCGGAGTTTGTGAAATGGAGGGATGATGTCGTCGTGCCTTGTGGCAAGCCAGTGCCAGCATCTATCAGGGCATCTGAGCTTCTGTACAACGAGTATATAGTCTACAACACAGCCCAG GTGAAGATGCAGTTCTTGTTGAAGGTCAAATTCCGTCACAAGCGTTGA
- the LOC119317690 gene encoding poly [ADP-ribose] polymerase 1-like isoform X3: MAAAPPKAWKAEYAKSGRSSCKSCKSPIAKDALRLGKMVQATQFDGFMPMWNHAKCILNKKNQIKSVDDVEGIDALRWDDQEKIRNYAANSSTTSTATATASSTAAISDKCAIEVAQSARASCRRCSEKIAKGTVRVSSKLDGQGWYHVSCFLEMSPTASVEKFPGWETLSHDDRGAILDVVKKETTSKGSKRKIGDIDMRNSKAPNLDGSTSEGAARSKGKLVVPCEPNSSSADLHQKLKEQSDTLWKLKDELKKHVSTAELRDMLEVNEQDPSGPERDLLERCADGMLFGALGTCPVCNSCLYYYGGHYQCNGHVSEWSKCTYMTTEPVRMKKKWKIPDEIKNDYLTKWFKSQKVKKPERVLPPMSPQRSAGQSPQQSLVGEALDKLRVCILGQSKDVADEWKQKLKLAGAHFSPRVTKDINCVVSCGGLDNESAEVRKARRQKIPIVREDYLGECIRKNRVLPFDLYKVATMLEESSKGSTVTVKVKGRSAVHEASGLQDTGHILENGKSIYNTTLNISDMTQGVNSYYILQIIEEDDGSECYVFRKWGRVGSEKIGGKKLEEMSKTDAIREFKRLFLEKTGNPWEAWEQKTNFQKQPGRFYPLDIDYGVREAPKRKDMSKMKSSLAPQVLELMMMLFNVETYRAAMMEFEINMAEMPLGKLSKENIQKGFEALTEIQNLLDDTGNQELALRESLIVAASNRFFTLIPSVHPHIIRDKDDLTMKAKMLEALQDIEIASKLVGFDGDNDESLDDKYKKLHCDITPLAHDSEDYKLVEKYLLNTHAPTHKDWSLELEEVYVLDRDGEGSKYSRYKNNLHNKMLLWHGSRLTNFIGILSQGLRIAPPEAPVTGYMFGKGLYFADLVSKSAQYCYVDRKNPTGLMLLSEVALGDMHELKKATPMDKPPRGKHSTKGLGKTVPLESEFVKWRDDVVVPCGKPVPASIRASELLYNEYIVYNTAQVKMQFLLKVKFRHKR; encoded by the exons ATGGCGGCGGCGCCGCCCAAGGCCTGGAAGGCGGAGTACGCCAAGTCGGGGCGGTCCTCCTGCAAGTCCTGCAAGTCCCCCATTGCCAAGGACGCGCTCCGCCTCGGCAAGATGGTGCAGGCCACCCAGTTCGACGGCTTCATGCCC ATGTGGAACCATGCCAAATGCATCCTCAACAAGAAAAACCAGATAAAATC TGTTGATGATGTTGAAGGAATAGATGCACTTAGGTGGGATGACCAAGAGAAGATAAGAAACTATGCTGCAAATTCCTCGACTACTTCAACTGCAACTGCAACTGCAAGTTCCACAGCTGCTATTTCTGACAAATGTGCTATTGAGGTTGCTCAATCTGCCCGTGCTTCCTGTAGACGGTGCAGTGAAAAGATTGCAAAAGGCACT GTTCGTGTTTCATCTAAACTTGACGGTCAAGGTTGGTATCATGTTAGTTGTTTCTTGGAAATGTCCCCAACTGCAAGTGTTGAGAAATTCCCAGGCTGGGAGACCTTGTCGCACGATGATAGAGGAGCTATTCTTGATGTTGTTAAGAAAG AAACAACTTCGAAGGGCTCCAAGCGCAAGATTGGTGACATTGATATGCGTAACTCCAAAGCTCCGAACTTAGATGGAAGTACATCTGAAGGTGCTGCACGAAGCAAAGGAAAACTTGTTGTACCATGTGAGCCCAATTCTAGTTCTGCTGATCTGCACCAAAAGCTTAAAGAGCAGAGTGACACGCTTTGGAAGTTGAAGGATGAACTCAAAAAGCATGTTTCAACTGCTGAGCTGAGGGATATGCTTGAAGTTAATGAGCAAGATCCATCTGGACCAGAGCGGGATCTATTGGAACGATG TGCTGATGGGATGCTGTTTGGAGCGCTGGGCACTTGCCCAGTCTGTAATAGCTGCCTATACTATTATGGTGGTCACTATCAGTGCAATGGCCATGTTTCAGAGTGGTCAAAATGTACCTACATGACAACAGAACCTGTACGCATGAAGAAAAAATGGAAAATTCCTGATGAAATAAAGAATGATTATCTTACAAAG TGGTTCAAGTCTCAAAAGGTTAAGAAACCAGAGCGAGTTCttcccccaatgtcacctcagaggTCTGCAGGTCAATCACCTCAGCAGTCTCTCGTCGGTGAAGCATTGGATAAGTTGAGAGTTTGTATACTAGGACAATCTAAAGATGTAGCT GATGAGTGGAAGCAGAAGCTTAAACTTGCTGGTGCCCACTTCAGTCCCAGGGTTACCAAAG ATATTAATTGTGTAGTTTCATGTGGCGGGCTTGATAACGAGAGTGCTGAAGTCAGGAAAGCTAG GAGGCAGAAGATACCAATTGTCAGAGAAGATTACCTTGGAGAATGCATTAGAAAAAACAGGGTGCTTCCATTTGATTTATACAAAGTAGCGACTATGTTGGAGGAGTCATCAAAAGGTAGCACGGTCACTGTTAAAGTTAAGGGCCGAAGTGCTGTTCATGAGGCTTCCGGTCTGCAAGATACGGGCCATATTCTGGAAAATGGCAAAAGCATTTACAATACAACCTTAAACATTTCTGACATGACACAAGGTGTTAACAG CTACTATATACTTCAGATCATCGAAGAGGACGATGGAAGTGAATGCTATGTATTTCGAAAGTGGGGACGAGTTGGCAGTGAAAAGATTGGTGGAAAGAAACTGGAGGAGATGTCAAAAACTGACGCAATACGTGAATTTAAAAGATTATTTCTGGAAAAGACTGGAAACCCCTGGGAAGCATGGGAACAAAAAACAAATTTTCAGAAGCAGCCTGGGAGATTTTATCCACTTGACATT gATTATGGAGTAAGGGAAGCACCAAAACGGAAAGACATGAGCAAAATGAAAAGTTCACTTGCACCTCAGGTGCTGGAACTCATGATGATGCTTTTCAATGTTGAAACATATAG GGCTGCTATGATGGAATTTGAAATCAATATGGCAGAAATGCCCCTTGGGAAATTAAGCAAGGAAAATATCCAGAAAG GATTTGAAGCATTAACTGAGATACAGAATCTACTGGATGACACTGGCAATCAAGAACTAGCTCTTAGAGAGAGCTTGATTGTTGCTGCAAGCAATCGTTTCTTCACTCTTATTCCTTCTGTTCATCCACATATTATACGTGATAAGGATgacttgacaatgaaa GCGAAAATGCTTGAAGCTCTTCAGGATATTGAAATTGCTTCTAAACTAGTTGGTTTTGATGGTGACAATGATGAATCTCTTGATGATAAGTACAAAAAACTTCATTGTGACATCACCCCGCTAGCTCATGATAGTGAAGATTACAAGCTGGTCGAGAAATATCTTCTCAACACACATGCTCCTActcacaag GACTGGTCATTGGAATTAGAGGAAGTTTATGTGCTTGATCGAGATGGGGAAGGCAGCAAGTACTCAAGATATAAAAATAATCTCCATAACAAGATGCTATTATGGCATG GTTCAAGGCTGACAAATTTTATTGGAATTCTTAGTCAAGGACTAAGGATAGCACCTCCTGAGGCTCCTGTGACAGGCTATATG TTTGGCAAAGGCCTCTACTTCGCAGATTTAGTAAGCAAGAGTGCACAGTACTGTTATGTGGATCGAAAAAATCCAACTGGCTTGATGCTTCTTTCTGAGGTTGCTCTAGGAGACATGCATGAACTGAAAAAAGCCACG CCAATGGACAAACCTCCAAGAGGAAAGCATTCAACCAAGGGCTTAGGAAAAACTGTGCCGCTAGAGTCGGAGTTTGTGAAATGGAGGGATGATGTCGTCGTGCCTTGTGGCAAGCCAGTGCCAGCATCTATCAGGGCATCTGAGCTTCTGTACAACGAGTATATAGTCTACAACACAGCCCAG GTGAAGATGCAGTTCTTGTTGAAGGTCAAATTCCGTCACAAGCGTTGA